The Candidatus Uhrbacteria bacterium genome has a segment encoding these proteins:
- a CDS encoding segregation/condensation protein A, whose product MAYEVRIEKFEGPLDLLLQLVEKQEMEITNISLVAVTEPFVQHIREHQGKIAPEDLADFLVVAAKLVYLKSKALLPDLSEDLDEGPDLETQLRMYKAFAEAAKQIGEIWNQGREAYARTQRVVKQTEPIFSPPQGVTPALLKELYERAAKRLEPILNLPKAAIERAITIEEKIEHLRARVSSMMQVSFHRFLADSHDKSEMVVGFLALLELIKQRIVRIEQGALFEDIRLHRIETPNV is encoded by the coding sequence ATGGCTTACGAAGTCCGCATCGAGAAATTTGAAGGTCCATTGGACCTGCTCTTGCAGCTTGTCGAGAAGCAGGAGATGGAGATTACGAATATTTCTCTTGTTGCGGTTACGGAGCCATTTGTTCAACACATTCGCGAGCATCAAGGAAAAATTGCGCCAGAAGATCTGGCGGATTTTTTGGTTGTTGCGGCAAAGCTCGTTTATTTGAAATCAAAAGCGTTGCTTCCTGATCTTTCGGAGGATTTGGACGAGGGTCCTGATTTGGAAACACAGCTACGCATGTATAAAGCGTTTGCAGAAGCAGCCAAGCAGATTGGAGAAATTTGGAATCAAGGACGTGAGGCTTATGCGAGGACACAGCGTGTCGTAAAGCAGACGGAGCCGATTTTCTCGCCACCACAAGGCGTGACGCCAGCTTTGCTTAAAGAATTGTATGAACGAGCGGCAAAGCGCTTGGAGCCGATTTTGAATCTTCCAAAGGCGGCTATCGAGCGCGCGATTACGATTGAGGAAAAGATCGAGCATTTACGCGCGCGCGTTTCATCGATGATGCAGGTTTCGTTCCACCGATTTTTAGCCGACTCGCACGATAAGAGCGAGATGGTTGTGGGTTTTTTGGCCTTGCTAGAACTTATCAAACAGCGCATTGTACGTATCGAACAAGGTGCTTTGTTTGAGGATATTCGACTACACAGAATCGAGACGCCAAATGTATGA
- the aspS gene encoding aspartate--tRNA ligase, with amino-acid sequence MQRTMILDTVSKVGEEVWLKGWVHTRRDMGKLAFIDMRDRSGLAQVVFVPAELDDASKELMKQLRPEFCIAVRGIVNKRGAKQVNETLPTGSVEVLAKELVILNEAKTPPFELEDTSNINEELRLKYRYLDLRSPRMRNNLILRDNVIRFFREFLHKEGFLEIETPILTKGTPEGSREYLVPSRLHGGEFYVLPQSPQQFKQLSMVGGLERYFQIARCFRDEDQRGDRQPEFTQLDLEMSFVNQEDVLALNERMFIEMVKAVAPEKHITQTPFPRITYAESMEKYGNDKPDLRKDKNDPNELAFCWVVDFPMFEKSDDGIQAAHHPFCMPNPEDLHLLESDPLKVRAASYDLVLNGYELSSGSIRIHQRELQNKIFEMLGLPKELIQARFGHMLEAFEYGAPPHGGMAPGIDRVVMILANEPNIREVIAYPKTGDARDLMMGAPSEIEEKRLDEAHIKIKK; translated from the coding sequence ATGCAAAGGACGATGATTCTGGACACGGTTTCCAAGGTTGGCGAGGAGGTCTGGCTCAAAGGCTGGGTACACACCCGACGCGACATGGGAAAGCTGGCGTTTATCGATATGCGCGACCGTAGCGGTCTTGCGCAGGTTGTTTTTGTGCCAGCTGAGCTCGATGACGCTTCAAAAGAACTGATGAAGCAGCTGCGACCGGAGTTTTGTATTGCGGTGCGCGGTATCGTGAACAAGCGCGGTGCAAAGCAGGTGAATGAAACCCTTCCAACAGGATCGGTTGAAGTGCTTGCAAAAGAGCTCGTCATTTTGAATGAAGCCAAAACGCCGCCATTTGAACTTGAAGACACGTCTAATATCAACGAGGAACTGCGATTGAAATATCGCTATCTTGATCTTCGCAGTCCGCGCATGCGTAATAATTTGATTTTGCGCGACAATGTCATTCGATTCTTCCGTGAGTTTCTTCACAAGGAAGGATTCTTGGAAATTGAAACGCCGATTTTGACCAAGGGTACGCCGGAGGGTTCGCGTGAATATCTTGTTCCATCACGTCTGCACGGCGGAGAGTTTTATGTGCTTCCGCAGTCGCCACAGCAGTTCAAACAATTATCAATGGTGGGTGGACTTGAGCGTTATTTCCAGATCGCGCGCTGCTTCCGCGATGAAGACCAGCGCGGAGATCGTCAGCCGGAGTTTACGCAACTCGATCTTGAGATGTCGTTTGTGAATCAGGAGGACGTACTCGCTTTGAATGAGCGCATGTTTATCGAGATGGTAAAGGCGGTTGCGCCGGAGAAACATATTACGCAGACGCCATTCCCGCGTATTACGTATGCCGAGTCGATGGAGAAGTACGGAAACGACAAGCCGGATCTTCGTAAAGACAAGAATGATCCGAATGAATTAGCATTCTGCTGGGTTGTTGATTTCCCGATGTTTGAAAAGTCTGATGATGGTATTCAGGCGGCGCATCATCCGTTCTGTATGCCAAATCCGGAAGATTTGCATCTTTTGGAATCCGATCCGCTTAAAGTCCGTGCTGCATCGTATGACTTGGTGTTGAATGGCTATGAGTTGTCGAGCGGGTCGATCCGTATCCATCAGCGCGAGCTTCAGAATAAGATTTTTGAAATGCTCGGTTTGCCGAAAGAATTGATCCAGGCTCGATTTGGTCACATGTTGGAAGCCTTTGAGTATGGAGCTCCGCCGCATGGAGGAATGGCTCCGGGCATTGATCGTGTTGTGATGATTTTGGCAAATGAGCCGAATATTCGAGAAGTGATTGCTTATCCAAAAACAGGTGACGCACGAGACCTGATGATGGGCGCGCCGAGTGAAATCGAAGAGAAACGTTTGGATGAAGCGCATATCAAAATCAAGAAGTAA
- a CDS encoding glycosyltransferase family 4 protein: MKRLGVDSRGVDTGLGAGIAHATRELIEELEKRASEYGIALFVYRERMGGRDLAKKMKEDGVDHVLVPSGAVSPFVSGAIFPWVHDLAIFDHPEWFPQSFFKRFVTTRLFLYGLKRARHIFSVSEDTKKAIINKTGIEVMNITVTYQGIKQGEFLGKEMYQREPYALILGTVEPRKNISFVTDLWDEVRSVIPEARLVVAGRRGWGNVRLGKAEVVDVFDDARRDELLKNASMLLLPSFHEGFGRTALEAMALGIPVIASRRGAIPEVVGDAGVLLEPSDKASWIEAIVEGFQGRIDGERGKMQAERFSWEKTARIMLAKIVECW; the protein is encoded by the coding sequence ATGAAGCGTCTTGGTGTTGATTCGCGCGGAGTCGATACGGGTCTTGGAGCTGGGATTGCGCATGCGACTCGAGAATTGATTGAAGAATTAGAGAAGCGTGCTAGCGAATACGGAATCGCTCTGTTTGTTTATCGCGAGAGAATGGGTGGGCGAGATTTGGCAAAGAAGATGAAGGAGGATGGAGTCGATCATGTATTGGTTCCGAGCGGCGCGGTATCGCCTTTTGTAAGTGGTGCGATTTTTCCTTGGGTGCATGATCTTGCGATCTTTGACCATCCGGAATGGTTTCCGCAATCTTTCTTCAAACGATTCGTGACGACGAGACTTTTTTTGTATGGACTGAAAAGAGCCAGACATATTTTTTCAGTTAGCGAGGATACGAAAAAAGCCATAATCAATAAGACTGGGATCGAGGTAATGAATATCACTGTTACTTATCAGGGTATTAAACAAGGTGAATTTTTAGGCAAAGAGATGTATCAACGAGAACCGTATGCGTTGATTTTGGGAACCGTAGAACCAAGGAAGAATATTTCTTTTGTGACTGACTTATGGGACGAGGTGAGATCGGTTATTCCTGAGGCGCGTTTGGTTGTTGCAGGGAGAAGGGGTTGGGGAAATGTCCGATTAGGGAAGGCGGAGGTTGTCGATGTATTTGACGACGCAAGACGAGACGAACTTTTAAAAAACGCTTCGATGTTACTTTTACCTTCATTTCATGAGGGTTTTGGTCGTACAGCTTTGGAGGCGATGGCGCTGGGTATTCCGGTGATCGCGAGCAGGCGGGGCGCGATACCGGAAGTTGTGGGAGATGCTGGGGTATTGCTCGAACCAAGTGACAAGGCGAGCTGGATAGAGGCGATTGTCGAAGGGTTTCAGGGTCGGATTGATGGAGAGAGAGGGAAGATGCAGGCTGAGCGGTTTTCTTGGGAAAAGACGGCCAGGATCATGCTTGCCAAAATCGTTGAGTGTTGGTAG
- a CDS encoding cation:proton antiporter, which translates to MNLFLEVALLLSLTTVVSLVLHKLKQPLILAYLFSGILAGPQVFGLIHSEETLSFLSKLGITALLFIVGLSLSPKVVREVGGVSFLAGSGQVILTAAFGFVIAFLFGYSWINALYISLALTFSSTIVALKFLQDRRELGTIYGKISIGILLVQDVTATCALVVVTALSAGASDWQSFAIVFLKAILLGLGVTAVSKLILPSLTKVFASSQEFLLLFSIAWGTGVAALFQYTGFSIEIGALAAGVALSTSAYHFEISSKMKVLRDFLVAIFFIVLGSELHFGSIEALILPAIILSLFVLIGKPIILMSLMGTIGYGRNVSFRTGLTMAQISEFSLVLMALAYSLGHVGDEVVLLVTIIAMATFAFSSYMLAASDWLTDKLWNRLAFFERRKPILDKKKLERVDALLFGCHRLGHDFLPLLKASYKKYLVVDFDPATIEELKRRKIPAVYGDADDNEFLDEIDLSKVKLLISTLPDVETNLFLLNKVRKHQEEMITIMMAHSAEEAILLYNNSADYVILPHFLGGSYATLLLDKYGLDPAQFAEEREKHLKHLKARIGMMDGRLPARITGA; encoded by the coding sequence GTGAATTTGTTCCTTGAGGTTGCCTTGCTGCTTTCATTGACGACGGTTGTTTCGCTTGTGCTCCATAAGCTTAAACAACCGCTGATTTTAGCGTACCTATTTAGCGGTATTCTTGCCGGACCACAGGTTTTTGGATTGATTCATTCAGAGGAAACGCTTTCGTTTTTATCCAAACTTGGAATCACGGCACTTTTGTTTATCGTTGGCCTAAGCTTATCGCCAAAAGTTGTGCGTGAGGTTGGAGGCGTTTCCTTTTTAGCGGGAAGCGGTCAGGTTATTTTGACAGCCGCTTTTGGTTTTGTGATTGCGTTTTTATTTGGATATAGCTGGATCAATGCGCTGTATATCAGTTTGGCGCTGACGTTTAGTAGCACGATTGTCGCTTTAAAATTTCTTCAGGATCGTCGGGAGTTGGGGACGATTTATGGAAAAATCTCTATCGGAATTTTGTTGGTTCAAGATGTTACAGCGACGTGTGCTCTCGTTGTTGTTACGGCGCTTAGTGCTGGTGCATCGGATTGGCAATCGTTTGCCATTGTCTTTTTGAAAGCGATATTACTTGGCCTCGGGGTAACGGCTGTTTCAAAATTAATCTTGCCGTCTCTCACGAAAGTTTTTGCGTCTTCGCAAGAGTTTTTGCTTCTTTTCTCAATCGCTTGGGGAACGGGCGTGGCAGCCCTTTTTCAATACACGGGATTCTCGATTGAAATCGGCGCGCTGGCTGCAGGCGTTGCCTTGTCAACCAGTGCCTATCATTTTGAGATTTCATCGAAAATGAAAGTATTGCGCGACTTTTTGGTAGCCATCTTTTTTATCGTACTTGGATCGGAGCTTCATTTTGGATCAATAGAGGCGTTGATTCTTCCTGCCATTATCCTTTCTCTTTTTGTCTTGATCGGCAAGCCGATTATTCTGATGAGTTTGATGGGAACGATCGGGTATGGTCGCAATGTCTCGTTTCGAACCGGTTTAACCATGGCGCAGATTAGTGAATTTTCGCTTGTGCTTATGGCTTTGGCGTATTCGCTCGGGCATGTTGGTGATGAGGTTGTTTTGCTCGTAACGATCATCGCCATGGCGACATTTGCTTTTTCAAGCTACATGTTGGCCGCTTCAGATTGGTTAACGGACAAGCTTTGGAATCGATTGGCATTTTTTGAGCGCCGTAAGCCCATCTTAGATAAGAAAAAGCTGGAACGTGTTGATGCGCTTTTGTTTGGATGTCATCGATTAGGGCATGATTTTTTACCGTTGTTAAAAGCTTCCTATAAAAAATATTTGGTTGTTGATTTTGATCCGGCGACGATTGAAGAATTAAAACGTCGTAAGATTCCCGCTGTCTACGGAGATGCTGATGACAATGAGTTTCTTGATGAGATCGATCTGTCCAAAGTGAAGCTCCTTATCTCGACACTGCCTGATGTTGAAACGAATCTCTTTTTGTTAAATAAGGTCAGAAAGCATCAAGAAGAGATGATTACCATCATGATGGCTCATTCTGCTGAGGAAGCGATTTTGCTTTACAACAATTCAGCGGATTATGTCATTCTGCCTCATTTCCTGGGCGGTAGTTATGCGACGTTGCTCTTGGATAAATATGGTTTAGATCCTGCTCAATTTGCCGAGGAGCGTGAGAAGCATCTCAAGCATTTGAAGGCCAGAATAGGGATGATGGATGGACGCTTGCCAGCTAGGATAACCGGAGCGTAA
- a CDS encoding D-alanyl-D-alanine carboxypeptidase, whose protein sequence is MNAEAMIILVGSLALQAARQAPTGGLNGLPVAKYVAVTSEAPTKKNQATLGIDVDARAAVVMDVASGQVLYEKDSHVAVPIASLSKIITAMVFLDGKPNLDDRVTFTAQDDASAGKTVFPTGESFTKREVLQSLLIGSVNESANVLARNSGGQEEFVAAMNRKARAIGMEHAVFFDPSGLDARNKASAKDVALALRAALSYPDLRQTTEQSSVNLVGRATNRKYLIKTTNLLLASDLNRKPYHIVAAKTGTLPEAGFCMAQATRDAVGHEVIAVVLGGGTHFTRFQDVKALSYWSFQNFEWNGRQARLNREN, encoded by the coding sequence ATGAATGCGGAAGCGATGATCATTTTGGTTGGCAGCCTGGCTCTACAGGCTGCGCGTCAGGCGCCGACAGGCGGCCTGAATGGTCTTCCGGTTGCAAAATATGTTGCGGTGACGAGCGAAGCACCTACCAAGAAGAATCAAGCGACACTTGGTATCGATGTTGATGCCCGGGCGGCTGTTGTGATGGATGTGGCGAGCGGACAGGTTCTGTACGAGAAAGATTCGCATGTTGCTGTGCCGATTGCGAGTTTATCGAAAATTATTACGGCGATGGTGTTTTTGGATGGTAAACCAAATTTGGATGATCGTGTGACGTTTACCGCTCAAGATGATGCGAGCGCAGGTAAAACCGTTTTTCCAACTGGTGAGAGTTTTACCAAGCGGGAAGTGCTCCAGTCGCTTTTAATCGGGTCCGTGAATGAATCGGCGAATGTTTTGGCGAGAAATAGCGGAGGACAGGAGGAATTTGTTGCCGCGATGAATCGTAAGGCAAGGGCGATTGGCATGGAGCATGCGGTGTTTTTTGATCCATCAGGACTCGATGCACGCAATAAAGCGAGCGCGAAAGATGTGGCTTTGGCGCTACGAGCTGCTTTGAGCTATCCGGATTTGAGACAGACAACAGAACAGTCGAGCGTGAACTTGGTAGGACGGGCTACGAATCGAAAGTACTTGATCAAGACAACCAATTTGCTTTTGGCTTCGGACTTGAATCGTAAACCGTATCATATCGTCGCCGCAAAGACGGGAACGTTACCTGAGGCTGGATTCTGTATGGCTCAAGCAACGCGCGATGCGGTGGGCCATGAGGTGATCGCTGTCGTTTTGGGAGGCGGAACGCACTTTACGCGTTTTCAGGATGTAAAGGCGCTTTCGTATTGGAGCTTCCAGAATTTTGAATGGAATGGCAGGCAAGCCCGGTTGAATCGAGAGAATTAA
- the scpB gene encoding SMC-Scp complex subunit ScpB: MNDLSAIIEALLFASAQPMNAKRLADITKSGKEDVKRAFGDLAGRLETSGSGIMLVVHGEEAELVTRPEMSEVVRGVLKAETQGELSRPSMEALAILAYRGPMTRPELEQIRGVQSALILRNLMLRGLVEMKEEMKIGQPMYAVTLDFYKHLGMGKADELPDYEALRGHSAVTQALEELEPAEPKDVSDQTV, encoded by the coding sequence ATGAACGACCTTTCTGCTATTATCGAAGCTTTGCTTTTTGCCTCGGCCCAGCCGATGAACGCCAAACGTTTGGCGGATATTACGAAATCAGGAAAGGAAGATGTGAAGCGCGCTTTTGGTGATCTCGCTGGAAGACTTGAGACAAGCGGATCCGGAATCATGCTCGTGGTTCATGGAGAAGAAGCCGAGTTGGTGACGCGTCCAGAGATGTCGGAAGTTGTACGAGGTGTTTTGAAAGCAGAGACACAGGGTGAGCTCTCTCGTCCTTCCATGGAGGCTTTGGCGATTCTTGCGTATCGCGGACCGATGACACGTCCGGAGTTGGAGCAGATACGCGGCGTTCAATCGGCCTTGATTTTACGTAATTTGATGTTGCGCGGCTTGGTGGAGATGAAAGAAGAAATGAAGATCGGGCAGCCGATGTATGCGGTTACGCTCGACTTTTATAAGCATCTCGGCATGGGTAAGGCGGATGAGCTGCCGGATTATGAGGCACTACGCGGTCACTCGGCCGTGACACAAGCCTTGGAAGAATTGGAGCCGGCTGAACCTAAGGATGTAAGCGACCAAACGGTTTAG